A window of the Lagenorhynchus albirostris chromosome 1, mLagAlb1.1, whole genome shotgun sequence genome harbors these coding sequences:
- the LOC132529752 gene encoding calmodulin-binding transcription activator 1-like has translation MWRAEGKRLPKTSRKSVSQSVLCGTSTYCVLNTVPPIENGHGNSSSSHVKIFLPKKLLECLPKCSSFPKERHRWNTSEGS, from the coding sequence ATGTGGCGGGCGGAGGGGAAACGGCTGCCGAAAACAAGCCGGAAGAGCGTTTCCCAAAGTGTATTGTGCGGAACCAGCACCTACTGTGTCCTCAACACCGTGCCACCTATAGAAAATGGCCATGGGAACAGCAGTAGTAGTCATGTAAAAATCTTTTTACCGAAAAAACTGCTTGAATGTCTGCCGAAATGTTCAAGTTTTCCCAAAGAGAGGCACCGTTGGAACACTAGTGAGGGCTCATGA